A region from the Beduinella massiliensis genome encodes:
- the bilQ gene encoding bilirubin utilization transcriptional regulator BilQ — protein sequence MQQTFSYYITVLKKDFDRFCEERLAQIGLTRGLLFFFIYIGKHPGCSPSELCAVLHADSGHTARSVDKLVQSGFVSRTRSETDGRAFSLSLTARGEEAFDSVRRLFAEWDEIVLKDTPDEERKDALRFLSALVEVKEGTHCVR from the coding sequence GTGCAGCAGACATTTTCGTATTACATCACGGTTCTCAAAAAGGACTTCGACCGCTTCTGCGAAGAACGCCTCGCGCAGATCGGCCTTACGCGCGGCCTGCTCTTTTTCTTCATCTACATCGGAAAGCACCCAGGCTGCTCGCCCAGCGAGCTTTGCGCGGTCCTGCACGCGGACAGCGGCCATACGGCTCGTTCGGTGGACAAACTTGTGCAGTCTGGTTTCGTCAGCCGCACGCGCAGCGAAACGGACGGACGCGCCTTTTCGCTCAGCCTGACGGCTAGGGGCGAAGAGGCGTTCGATTCGGTACGCCGCCTCTTCGCGGAATGGGACGAAATCGTCCTGAAGGACACTCCGGACGAGGAACGCAAGGATGCACTGCGCTTTCTCTCCGCCCTCGTAGAGGTAAAGGAAGGAACGCACTGTGTACGATAA
- the bilR gene encoding bilirubin reductase, translating to MYDKLFSPFRIGGLSLKNRIVFAPTTLGLPEEQLIAFIARVARGGTGLIVLGDVSARSAPLSLYSRRGFDRYRRLCDAAHAGGAKVCAQLHLTDSSFRPLLKYLPQMLTRKIGPQDMRVLLNGTVRDTVTRMPPKDVERNIRSFGEAAALAQRAGFDMVQVHGDRMCGSFSSSLYNQREDGYGGSPENRARFCVEAVRAVRASVPDMPIDYKLAIRQESPHYGNAGVLIDELPVFVPMLTEAGVSSFHVALANHGALSDPIPPADHPYFQGEGCFLGYCDAVRRCTRLPICGVGGLSSPDFIEAQLAVGRIDLIAMSRQLICDPEWPVKVAEGLPYRRCIRCNKGCLEGLQRHQGAHCIFERE from the coding sequence GTGTACGATAAGCTCTTTTCGCCATTCAGAATCGGAGGGCTGTCCCTGAAAAACCGCATCGTCTTCGCCCCGACGACGTTGGGGCTGCCGGAAGAGCAGCTGATCGCGTTCATCGCGCGCGTCGCCCGGGGCGGTACGGGGCTGATCGTCCTGGGCGACGTCAGCGCGCGCTCCGCTCCCCTGTCGCTCTACAGCAGGCGTGGATTTGACCGCTACCGCCGTCTGTGCGACGCGGCGCACGCTGGCGGCGCGAAGGTTTGCGCGCAGCTTCACCTCACCGATTCCAGCTTCAGGCCGCTGCTGAAATACCTGCCGCAAATGCTGACGCGGAAAATAGGGCCGCAGGATATGCGCGTTCTGCTGAATGGCACGGTGCGCGATACCGTCACCCGGATGCCGCCAAAGGACGTCGAACGCAACATTCGCTCCTTCGGTGAGGCCGCTGCGCTCGCGCAGCGGGCGGGCTTTGACATGGTGCAGGTGCACGGCGACCGGATGTGCGGGAGCTTCAGCTCCTCGCTTTACAACCAGCGCGAAGACGGCTATGGCGGCTCCCCCGAAAATCGGGCCCGCTTTTGCGTGGAAGCCGTCCGCGCCGTGCGCGCCAGCGTCCCCGACATGCCCATCGACTACAAGCTCGCCATCCGCCAGGAATCGCCGCACTACGGAAACGCCGGCGTGCTGATAGACGAGCTGCCCGTCTTCGTGCCGATGTTGACGGAGGCGGGGGTCAGCAGTTTTCACGTCGCGCTGGCCAACCACGGCGCGTTGAGCGATCCCATTCCCCCGGCCGATCATCCCTATTTTCAAGGTGAGGGCTGCTTTCTCGGGTATTGCGACGCGGTGCGCCGCTGCACCCGGCTGCCGATTTGCGGCGTCGGCGGCTTGTCGTCGCCCGACTTCATCGAAGCGCAGCTTGCGGTCGGACGAATCGATCTCATCGCGATGAGCAGGCAATTGATCTGCGATCCCGAGTGGCCCGTCAAAGTGGCCGAGGGCCTTCCTTATCGCCGCTGCATTCGCTGCAACAAAGGGTGCCTTGAAGGCCTTCAGCGCCATCAGGGAGCCCATTGCATCTTTGAAAGGGAGTGA
- the bilS gene encoding flavodoxin family protein BilS translates to MRYAIVYSSKTGNTALLAHRIQSVLGANDCVYSGPPDGRPPEAELFFVGFWTDKGDCDAAIDHFLSLLASKRVFLFGTAGFGGSPDYFEQILARVQAHLPKDAVLAGSFMCQGKMPPSVRERYEALLAAHPEDKRFQMLLENYDAARIHPNDVDLLRLDAALRGASLHEKG, encoded by the coding sequence ATGCGTTACGCCATCGTCTACTCCAGCAAAACAGGAAACACCGCGCTGCTCGCGCACCGTATCCAGTCGGTGCTCGGCGCGAACGACTGCGTCTACAGCGGCCCGCCCGACGGCAGGCCGCCCGAAGCGGAGCTTTTCTTCGTCGGATTTTGGACGGACAAGGGCGACTGCGACGCCGCCATCGACCATTTTCTTTCGCTGCTCGCGAGCAAGCGTGTGTTCCTCTTCGGTACGGCCGGCTTCGGGGGAAGTCCGGACTACTTTGAGCAAATTCTCGCGCGCGTACAGGCGCATCTTCCCAAGGATGCCGTGCTGGCCGGTTCGTTTATGTGCCAGGGCAAGATGCCGCCGTCCGTGCGGGAGCGGTACGAAGCCCTGCTCGCCGCCCATCCTGAGGACAAGCGCTTTCAGATGCTCCTGGAAAATTATGATGCCGCCCGCATCCATCCGAACGATGTGGATTTACTCCGCCTCGACGCCGCGCTGCGCGGCGCCTCCCTTCACGAGAAAGGATGA
- a CDS encoding 4Fe-4S binding protein: protein MIRKIIRIDAEKCDGCGRCAKACHEGAIGMVDGKAKLLREDYCDGLGDCLPACPTNAISFEKREAPAYDEKAVRESRQKVRQPGGCPGMRAKTLRHADLSCMQQPSEPPSELMQWPVQIKLAPASAPWLKDADLLIAADCTAYAYSGFHEKFMKGRVTLIGCPKLDECDYADKLAAILEQGGVRSVTVVRMEVPCCSGIVNALKEALRISGKSVPWQAVTLSTDGKIL from the coding sequence ATGATTCGCAAAATCATTCGCATCGATGCGGAAAAGTGCGACGGCTGTGGCCGGTGCGCAAAGGCGTGCCACGAGGGAGCGATCGGCATGGTGGACGGTAAAGCAAAGCTGCTGCGCGAGGATTACTGCGACGGCTTGGGCGACTGCCTGCCCGCCTGCCCCACGAACGCGATTTCATTTGAAAAGCGGGAAGCGCCGGCATACGACGAGAAGGCGGTGCGGGAAAGCCGGCAGAAGGTCCGGCAGCCCGGCGGCTGTCCGGGAATGCGCGCGAAGACGCTTCGGCATGCGGATCTTTCATGCATGCAGCAGCCATCGGAGCCCCCGAGCGAGCTCATGCAATGGCCGGTACAGATCAAGCTCGCGCCCGCAAGCGCGCCATGGCTGAAAGACGCGGACCTATTGATCGCGGCGGACTGCACGGCGTATGCCTACAGCGGCTTTCACGAGAAATTCATGAAGGGCCGCGTCACGCTGATCGGCTGCCCCAAGCTGGACGAATGCGATTACGCGGACAAACTGGCGGCGATTCTGGAACAGGGCGGCGTGCGCAGCGTCACGGTTGTGCGCATGGAGGTTCCCTGCTGCAGCGGCATCGTGAACGCGCTGAAAGAGGCGCTGCGCATCAGCGGAAAGAGCGTTCCCTGGCAGGCCGTCACGCTTTCGACGGACGGTAAAATTCTGTAA
- a CDS encoding cyclic nucleotide-binding domain-containing protein: MEKQPLFRGIAEPELSRLLRCLIKARKTYEKGAYIFRAGEACKLVGIVESGGVHVVQESFWGDRSILTRVGPGGVFGEAFPCAGIAVLPVSAVAAESCRVLLLDAEKLLAPCDPACSGHIQLMENLLSILARKNVMLTQKMTHITRRTTREKLLSYLSEQALRSGSAEFDIPFTRQELADYLAVDRSAMSGVLCGLRDEGILRFRKSHFCLIHPASD; the protein is encoded by the coding sequence TTGGAAAAACAGCCTTTATTCCGCGGCATCGCGGAGCCTGAGCTTTCCCGCCTGCTTCGCTGCCTGATCAAAGCCCGAAAGACCTATGAAAAAGGGGCTTACATCTTCCGTGCCGGAGAGGCCTGCAAGCTCGTCGGCATCGTCGAATCCGGCGGCGTGCATGTGGTGCAGGAATCCTTTTGGGGCGACCGGTCGATTCTGACGCGCGTAGGCCCTGGCGGCGTTTTCGGGGAAGCCTTCCCCTGCGCCGGCATTGCTGTACTGCCGGTGAGCGCAGTGGCCGCCGAGAGCTGCCGGGTGCTTCTGCTGGATGCCGAAAAGCTGCTTGCCCCCTGTGATCCGGCATGTTCCGGCCACATACAGTTGATGGAAAATTTGCTGTCGATACTCGCCCGGAAAAATGTAATGCTGACCCAAAAGATGACGCACATCACCCGGCGCACTACGCGTGAAAAGCTGCTCTCCTACCTTTCGGAGCAGGCGCTTCGTTCCGGCAGCGCGGAATTCGATATCCCCTTTACCCGGCAGGAATTGGCCGATTATCTCGCAGTGGATCGCAGCGCTATGTCGGGCGTGCTTTGCGGCCTGCGAGATGAAGGAATTCTTCGCTTTCGCAAAAGCCACTTTTGCCTGATCCATCCTGCGAGCGACTGA
- a CDS encoding DUF2992 family protein codes for MYIALTVFFEDPFWVGLVECGEGTRLCAARFVFGAEPSDAEVYAWVIAGMPGVRLSRTIAVKGAPMLAGNPKRRQRQARKLCAQEPGTKAQRALSAQRESDAAQRKEAQRERRELFAARRFALRQRQKREKHKGH; via the coding sequence GTGTACATTGCACTGACGGTCTTTTTTGAAGACCCGTTCTGGGTCGGTCTGGTTGAATGCGGCGAGGGCACGCGTCTTTGTGCCGCGAGGTTCGTCTTCGGCGCGGAGCCGAGCGACGCGGAGGTTTACGCCTGGGTGATTGCCGGCATGCCGGGCGTCCGGCTTTCCCGGACGATCGCCGTAAAGGGCGCGCCGATGCTCGCGGGCAACCCGAAGCGGCGGCAGCGGCAGGCGCGAAAGCTCTGCGCGCAGGAGCCCGGGACGAAGGCGCAGCGCGCCCTGTCGGCACAGCGCGAGTCGGACGCGGCGCAGCGAAAAGAAGCGCAGCGCGAGAGGCGGGAGCTTTTCGCCGCGCGGCGGTTTGCGCTCCGGCAGAGGCAGAAACGGGAAAAACACAAAGGCCATTGA